From a region of the Arvicanthis niloticus isolate mArvNil1 chromosome 6, mArvNil1.pat.X, whole genome shotgun sequence genome:
- the Tmem101 gene encoding transmembrane protein 101, producing the protein MASKIGSRRWMLQLIMQLGSVLLTRCPFWGCFSQLMLYAERAEARRKPDIPVPYLYFDMGAAVLCASFMSFGVKRRWFALGAALQLAISTYAAYIGGYVHYGDWLKVRMYSRTVAIIGGFLVLASGAGELYRRKPRSRSLQSTGQVFLGIYLICVAYSLQHSKEDRLAYLNHLPGGELMVQLFFVLYGVLALAFLSGYYVTLAAQILAVLLPPVMLLIDGNVSYWHNTRRVEFWNQMKLLGESVGIFGAAVILATDG; encoded by the exons ATGGCTTCGAAGATTGGTTCGAGACGCTGGATGCTGCAGCTGATCATGCAGCTGGGTTCCGTGCTGCTCACGCGCTGCCCCTTTTGGGGCTGCTTCAGCCAACTCATGTTGTACGCTGAAAGGGCCGAGGCGCGCCG GAAGCCCGACATCCCAGTGCCTTATCTATATTTCGACATGGGGGCAGCTGTGTTGTGTGCTAGCTTTATGTCTTTCGGAGTGAAGCGGCGTTGGTTTGCGTTGGGCGCCGCACTCCAGCTAGCCATTAGCACCTATGCCGCATACATCGGGGGCTATGTTCACTACGGGGACTGGCTAAAG GTCCGTATGTATTCCCGCACAGTTGCCATCATTGGCGGGTTTCTGGTGCTAGCCAGTGGGGCTGGGGAGCTGTACCGTCGAAAGCCCCGAAGCCGCTCTCTGCAGTCCACTGGTCAGGTGTTCCTGGGCATCTACCTCATTTGTGTG GCCTACTCGCTGCAGCACAGCAAGGAGGACCGGTTGGCATACCTGAACCATCTTCCAGGAGGAGAGCTGATGGTCCAGCTGTTCTTCGTGCTTTATGGGGTCCTGGCCCTGGCCTTCTTGTCAGGCTACTACGTGACGCTGGCCGCGCAGATCCTGGCTGTGTTGCTACCTCCCGTCATGCTGCTTATTGATGGCAATGTTTCCTATTGGCACAACACACGGCGCGTCGAGTTCTGGAACCAGATGAAGCTGCTTGGCGAGAGTGTGGGGATCTTCGGGGCTGCTGTCATCTTGGCTACTGATGGCTGA
- the Nags gene encoding N-acetylglutamate synthase, mitochondrial: MATAWVATALRSAAAARRLRSPGGPGGSRRLSGSARRRGARSASPGRRLSTARAHVEDTEGAKGRVQSPAVEEPSWTPLPTPLESPAPPAGRSLVQRDIQAFLNQCGASPGEARHWLTQFQTCYHSVDKPFAVIEVDEEVFRCRQAVSRLAFALAFLQRMDMKPLVVLGLPAPTAPSGCLSFWEAKAQLAQSCKVLVDELRHNAATAVPFFGGGSVLSAAEPAPHASYGGIVAVETDLLQWCLESSSIPILCPIGETAARRSVLLDSLEVTASLAKALRPTKIIFLNNSGGLRNTSQKILSNVNLPADLDLVTNAEWLSVKERQQIRLIVDVLSRLPHYSSAVITAASTLLTELFSNKGCGTLFKNAERMLRVRSLDSLDQGRLVNLVNTSFGKKLREDYLESLRPRLHSIYVSEGYNAAAILTVEPVLGGTPYLDKFVVSSSRQGQGSGQMLWECLRRDLQTLFWRSRVTNPINPWYFTHSDGSFSNKQWIFFWFGLADIRDSYELVNHAKGLPDSFCKPASDPGS; the protein is encoded by the exons ATGGCGACGGCGTGGGTGGCCACAGCCCTGAGGTCTGCTGCGGCGGCCAGAAGGCTGCGCAGCCCGGGAGGTCCCGGGGGCTCACGGAGACTGAGCGGTAGCGCACGGCGGCGCGGGGCGAGAAGCGCCAGCCCGGGACGCAGGCTCAGCACCGCCAGGGCTCACGTAGAGGACACCGAGGGCGCTAAGGGTCGTGTCCAGTCTCCTGCCGTCGAGGAGCCGTCCTGGACACCTCTTCCAACGCCCCTCGAATCTCCTGCGCCTCCCGCCGGCAGATCACTGGTGCAGCGGGACATCCAGGCCTTCCTGAATCAGTGTGGTGCCAGCCCGGGGGAGGCACGCCACTGGCTCACACAATTCCAGACCTGCTACCATTCGGTGGACAAGCCCTTCGCCGTCATAGAG GTAGATGAGGAGGTGTTCCGGTGCCGGCAGGCGGTCTCCCGCCTGGCTTTCGCCCTAGCCTTCCTGCAACGCATGGACATGAAGCCGCTGGTGGTCCTGGGGCTGCCGGCCCCCACGGCACCTTCAGGCTGTCTTTCCTTCTGGGAAGCTAAGGCACAGCTTGCTCAGAGCTGCAAGGTGCTGGTGGATGAACTACGGCATAACGCGGCTACTGCTGTGCCCTTTTTTGGCGGTGGATCAGTGCTGAGCGCTGCGGAGCCAGCTCCCCATGCCAG CTACGGCGGCATCGTCGCGGTGGAGACAGACCTGCTACAGTGGTGCCTGGAGTCCAGCAGCATCCCGATCCTGTGCCCCATTGGGGAAACGGCTGCGCGCCGTTCGGTGCTTCTTGACTCGCTGGAGGTGACTGCGTCTCTGGCCAAGGCTCTGCGGCCCACCAAAATCATCTTCCTCAATAATTCAGGCGGCCTGCGGAATACCAGTCAGAAG ATCCTGAGCAACGTGAACCTGCCCGCCGACCTTGATCTGGTTACCAACGCTGAGTGGCTGAGCGTCAAAGAGCGGCAGCAGATTCGGCTCATCGTGGACGTGCTCAGCCGCCTGCCGCACTATTCCTCCGCAGTCATCACAGCCGCGAGCACGCTGCTCACGGAACTCTTTAGTAACAAGG GCTGTGGCACTCTGTTTAAAAATGCTGAGCGGATGCTGCGAGTGCGTAGCCTGGACAGCCTGGATCAGGGCCGCCTAGTGAACCTAGTCAACACCAGCTTCGGCAAGAAGCTCCGAGAAGACTATCTGGAGTCACTGCGCCCTCGGTTGCACTCCATCTATGTCTCTGAGGG GTACAACGCGGCAGCCATTCTGACAGTGGAGCCTGTACTAGGGGGCACCCCATATCTGGATAAATTCGTGGTGAGCTCCAGCCGCCAGGGCCAAGGTTCCGGACAGATGCTGTGGGAATGCCTTCGGAGGGACCTGCAAACGTTGTTCTGGCGCTCACGAGTCACCAATCCTATCAATCCCTG GTACTTCACACATAGTGACGGCAGCTTCTCCAACAAGCAGTGGATCTTCTTCTGGTTTGGACTGGCCGACATCCGGGACTCCTATGAACTAGTCAATCATGCCAAGGGGCTGCCAGACTCTTTCTGCAAGCCAGCTTCAGACCCAGGCAGCTGA